A window of the Calorimonas adulescens genome harbors these coding sequences:
- a CDS encoding 4Fe-4S dicluster domain-containing protein, with protein MAARGNVIFDTERCKGCELCTTVCPVDIIEMSSKLNSRGYHFSQIKDGAMEKCIACGFCGMTCPDFVIRVERL; from the coding sequence ATGGCTGCAAGAGGTAATGTGATTTTTGATACTGAACGGTGTAAGGGTTGCGAATTGTGCACTACGGTGTGTCCTGTAGATATTATCGAGATGTCTTCAAAATTAAACAGCAGGGGTTACCATTTTTCCCAAATAAAGGATGGAGCCATGGAGAAATGTATAGCCTGTGGTTTCTGCGGGATGACCTGCCCTGATTTTGTTATCAGGGTTGAAAGATTGTAA
- a CDS encoding 3-methyl-2-oxobutanoate dehydrogenase subunit VorB, which translates to MARILMKGNEALGEAAIRAGAKFYFGYPITPQNEVSAYMAERLPEVGGVFLQAESEVSAINMVYGAGGAGARVLITSSSPGISLMQEGISYIVGAEIPAVIVNVMRGGPGLGGIQPGQADYFQATRGGGHGDYFMVVLAPESIQEMVEIMQEAFDIADQYRNPVMILADGMMGQMMEAVDLDNIKKSDRKLPPKTWATTGMAHHQGKNIINSLELDPAKLEKHNLDLKKKYDEMAKNEVRYEMYKCDDADIIAVAFGTTARIVKNTMEMARREGIKMGLIRPISVWPFPQEPFDKTAAHAKAYISVEMNMGQMVEDVRLAVNGRRPVHFYGRTGGMIPDPRDILVEVKNILGGVR; encoded by the coding sequence ATGGCGAGAATTTTAATGAAGGGTAATGAAGCCCTTGGTGAAGCGGCTATAAGGGCTGGTGCGAAATTTTACTTTGGATACCCGATAACACCTCAAAATGAGGTATCAGCATATATGGCAGAGAGACTCCCTGAGGTGGGCGGCGTGTTCTTGCAGGCGGAGAGTGAGGTGTCGGCAATAAATATGGTATATGGTGCTGGTGGAGCTGGGGCCAGAGTTCTGATAACGTCCAGCAGTCCTGGCATAAGTCTTATGCAGGAGGGTATCTCGTATATAGTCGGTGCTGAGATACCTGCGGTCATAGTGAACGTAATGAGAGGCGGGCCAGGCCTTGGAGGCATCCAACCAGGCCAGGCGGACTATTTCCAGGCTACGAGAGGCGGCGGCCATGGCGACTATTTTATGGTTGTTTTAGCCCCTGAATCCATCCAGGAGATGGTTGAGATAATGCAGGAGGCCTTTGACATAGCAGATCAGTACAGGAATCCTGTTATGATACTGGCAGATGGCATGATGGGTCAGATGATGGAGGCAGTAGATCTGGATAATATAAAAAAGTCAGATAGGAAGCTGCCACCCAAGACATGGGCGACTACCGGGATGGCGCATCACCAGGGGAAAAATATTATAAATTCTCTGGAACTCGACCCTGCAAAGCTTGAAAAGCATAACCTTGACCTCAAGAAGAAGTATGACGAAATGGCAAAGAATGAGGTAAGGTATGAGATGTATAAGTGTGATGACGCCGACATTATAGCTGTAGCCTTTGGTACAACAGCCAGGATAGTAAAGAATACCATGGAAATGGCCAGGAGGGAAGGTATAAAAATGGGCCTTATAAGGCCAATATCCGTGTGGCCTTTCCCACAGGAGCCTTTTGACAAGACTGCGGCTCATGCTAAGGCATATATATCGGTAGAGATGAACATGGGGCAGATGGTAGAGGATGTAAGACTGGCTGTAAACGGCAGAAGACCTGTGCATTTTTATGGCAGGACCGGAGGAATGATACCTGATCCAAGGGACATACTGGTTGAGGTTAAAAATATCCTTGGAGGTGTTAGATAA
- a CDS encoding thiamine pyrophosphate-dependent enzyme — translation MARVIYEKPAGIADVVTHYCPGCTHGIIHGLVAESLNELGVLGETIGVAPVGCAVLAYNYFNCDMQEAAHGRAPAVATGIKRVLPDRIVFTYQGDGDLAAIGTAEIVHAAARGENITVIFVNNAIYGMTGGQMAPTTLLGQVTTTTPYGRKPEANGFPIRVCEMLSTLEGAAYVARVSVHDINNIRKAKKAIKEAFQTQIDKKGFSIVEVLSTCPTNWGLTPVEAIKWLKNNMIPHYPLATFKSPWGVK, via the coding sequence ATGGCAAGAGTGATTTATGAAAAACCAGCTGGTATAGCAGATGTTGTAACCCATTACTGTCCTGGATGTACCCATGGTATAATACATGGCCTGGTGGCTGAAAGCCTGAATGAGCTTGGCGTGCTGGGCGAGACAATAGGTGTGGCTCCGGTGGGGTGTGCGGTTCTGGCATACAACTACTTCAATTGTGATATGCAGGAAGCTGCCCATGGAAGGGCCCCTGCTGTTGCAACTGGTATAAAGAGAGTCCTTCCAGACAGGATTGTCTTTACTTATCAGGGCGATGGTGACCTTGCAGCCATAGGCACTGCAGAGATAGTACATGCGGCAGCCAGAGGGGAGAACATCACCGTTATATTTGTGAATAATGCCATCTATGGCATGACTGGAGGACAGATGGCACCCACAACTCTTTTAGGGCAAGTGACCACAACCACCCCTTATGGAAGAAAGCCAGAGGCTAACGGATTCCCGATAAGGGTATGCGAGATGCTCTCAACCTTAGAGGGTGCAGCATATGTGGCAAGGGTGTCTGTACATGATATAAATAATATAAGGAAGGCAAAGAAGGCAATAAAGGAGGCATTTCAGACACAGATAGATAAAAAAGGATTTTCTATAGTAGAGGTCTTATCCACATGCCCGACCAATTGGGGGCTTACACCGGTGGAGGCTATCAAATGGCTTAAAAACAATATGATTCCACATTATCCTCTTGCAACCTTCAAATCTCCATGGGGGGTGAAATAA
- a CDS encoding 2-oxoacid:acceptor oxidoreductase family protein, with protein sequence MEERVIMAGFGGQGLMTIGQLLAYAGLEEDKNVSWMPSYGPEQRGGTANCHVIVSDGPVGSPVISEATGVIVMNRPSLEKFESYLIQGGVLVIDSTLIDVKASRTDVEAIYVPADEMANEMGNSKMANMIMLGAYVQKTGVVKLESLFNALRHVWGNTAKERFVEPNIEAIKKGAGLIGELVK encoded by the coding sequence ATGGAAGAGAGAGTAATAATGGCTGGATTTGGCGGCCAGGGTCTTATGACCATAGGCCAGCTTTTGGCCTATGCGGGTCTTGAAGAAGACAAGAATGTTTCCTGGATGCCGTCCTATGGACCGGAGCAGAGGGGTGGCACAGCCAACTGCCATGTAATAGTGTCTGATGGCCCTGTCGGCTCACCGGTTATTTCAGAAGCTACCGGTGTCATTGTGATGAACAGGCCATCTCTTGAAAAGTTTGAAAGTTACCTTATACAAGGTGGGGTGCTGGTAATTGATTCTACTCTGATAGATGTTAAAGCATCAAGGACAGATGTCGAGGCTATTTATGTGCCTGCAGATGAAATGGCCAATGAGATGGGAAATTCCAAAATGGCCAATATGATAATGTTGGGTGCATATGTACAAAAAACAGGTGTTGTAAAGTTAGAATCCCTCTTTAATGCACTACGGCATGTATGGGGAAATACTGCTAAGGAAAGGTTTGTAGAGCCA